In Oscillatoria acuminata PCC 6304, a single window of DNA contains:
- a CDS encoding DUF1822 family protein yields the protein MMTSIHRNQLTFTTPLTRSWQDIARKFSRQQSNSVKAERVYRNTLAVLAVNFYCKCMGITTDLEESDSWDPVMQTLSDVADLQLKNLGKIECRPLSLGSEIVEIPAEVWGDRIGYVAVQFSESAREATLYGFIKTVEMEEIPLSQFQTLENFLDYIHQLQPKPAIQLTQWLHHIFEAGWDTVEEILGPQKTELAFNVRRASVKRGKVIELTRAGETVALVVGMKPAQAPEMDIWIEVYPTDERVYLPPSLNLIILDAEGVAVMQAQARNTKNIQLNFSGEPGEQFSVRVTLDDVSVTEAFII from the coding sequence ATGATGACTAGCATCCATCGAAACCAATTAACATTCACCACACCGCTCACCCGCTCCTGGCAGGACATCGCCCGGAAATTTAGTCGCCAGCAATCCAATTCAGTAAAGGCAGAACGGGTTTATCGCAATACTTTAGCCGTGTTAGCGGTAAACTTCTACTGCAAGTGCATGGGAATTACAACGGATCTAGAAGAAAGTGACAGTTGGGATCCGGTGATGCAAACCCTATCGGATGTGGCAGATTTACAACTTAAGAATCTCGGAAAAATCGAGTGCCGTCCCCTGTCGCTCGGATCGGAAATTGTAGAGATTCCGGCGGAGGTTTGGGGCGATCGCATTGGTTATGTGGCAGTGCAGTTTAGCGAATCGGCCAGAGAAGCGACATTATACGGATTTATCAAAACCGTAGAGATGGAGGAAATTCCTTTGAGTCAATTTCAAACCCTGGAAAATTTCCTAGATTATATCCATCAACTGCAACCGAAACCCGCCATTCAGTTAACCCAATGGCTACATCATATTTTTGAGGCCGGTTGGGATACAGTGGAAGAAATTTTAGGGCCACAAAAAACGGAATTGGCCTTTAATGTTAGACGGGCCAGTGTTAAGCGAGGTAAGGTAATAGAATTAACTCGTGCGGGTGAAACTGTGGCGCTGGTGGTGGGAATGAAGCCCGCACAAGCGCCAGAAATGGACATCTGGATTGAAGTCTATCCCACTGATGAACGAGTGTATCTTCCCCCAAGTTTAAACCTAATCATACTGGATGCAGAAGGGGTGGCAGTCATGCAAGCGCAAGCCAGAAATACGAAGAACATTCAACTCAATTTTAGTGGGGAACCCGGGGAACAATTTAGCGTTAGAGTCACCTTAGACGATGTGAGCGTAACGGAAGCTTTTATAATCTGA
- a CDS encoding NfeD family protein, with product MSSASVHRKNWFVAIVRLLFFKNHSETGHHYVTPNPEFLTSVEQEAIVDEAILPRKVGRVYFGGSWWPARCDRAITLSPGETVYVVGRHNITLLVEPESFIKPTFRR from the coding sequence ATGTCATCAGCTTCTGTACACCGGAAAAATTGGTTTGTTGCCATTGTTAGGCTCTTATTTTTCAAAAATCATTCGGAAACGGGTCATCATTATGTAACGCCAAACCCTGAGTTTTTGACTTCAGTGGAGCAAGAAGCAATTGTTGATGAAGCAATTCTCCCTCGAAAAGTCGGACGAGTTTATTTTGGCGGTTCTTGGTGGCCTGCTCGTTGCGATCGCGCAATCACCCTGTCTCCCGGTGAAACGGTTTATGTAGTGGGTCGTCATAATATCACCTTATTAGTAGAGCCGGAATCTTTTATAAAACCTACATTCCGCAGGTAA